CACGGGGCTCGAGCACGACCGCGGCTGGGCGGTGGTCGGCGAGGACGGCGCGGTCGTCACCGCCCGCCAGGTCGCGGGCCTGCGCGAGATGCGGGCGAGCGCGCCGTCCGCACCGAGCGGGTCGCCTTCGCTGCTGCTCGCCGGAGCCGGACCGCTGGTCGGCGATGGCGCCGCGGCCGCCCTGTCGGCGGCGATCGGCCAGGCGGTCGAGCTGCGGCCGGCACCGACCGCCGGCCCAGGTTTCAACGAGGTGGCCCCGGTGCACCTGGTCAGCCGTCAGGCCGTCGAGCGCGCGGCGGCCGATGAGGGGACCCACCTCGGCGACCCGGCGTGCAGCGTCGAGCAGCCGCGCGCGAACGTCGTGGTCGAGCTCGACGGCGACGACCTGGAGACTGCGTGGGTCGGGCGTGAGGTCAGCATGGGGGACGTCGTCCTGAGGATCAGCAGGCAGCCCAAGCACTGCCTCGGGGTGTACGCGGACGTCGTCCGGCCAGGCCTGCTGCGGGTCGGGGACGACGTCCGCCTCGGCTGAGCCCGTCCGGCCTGCGAACCCGCCGCGAAACCCGCTCGGCCACGCCGGTGCGACGTCGATACGATCAGGCGGACCGGCTCCAGTCCGGCGTACCACCCACCGAGCAAGCCCAGGAGGCCTCCGTGTCCGCCCAGATCACCGTGTCCGTCGCCGGGAGCGAGCGATCGGTCGCGGCGGGGACGACGGCCGGCGAGCTCTTCGCGGACGACACCCGAGGGCCCCAGGCCGTCGTCGTCGCCCGGGTCGGTGGCGAGCTGCGCGACCTGGACCACGAGCTGGCCGACGGGGACGTCGTCGAGCCGGTCACCGTCGACAGCGAGGACGGCCTGGCCGTGCTGCGGCACTCGACCGCGCACGTGCTCGCCCAGGCGGTCCAGCAGATCAACCCGAAGGCGCGGTTGGGCATCGGACCGCCCGTGCGCGACGGCTTCTATTACGACTTCGACGTCGAGGTCCCGTTCACCCCGGACGACGTCAAGGCCCTCGAGAAGGCCATGCAGCGCATCATCAACGAGGGCCAGACCTTCAGCCGGCGCGCCGTCTCGGACGACGAGGCCCGCGCCGAGCTGGCCGACGAGCCCTACAAGCTCGAGCTGATCGGGCTCAAGGGTGGCGCGGCCGAGGACGCGGCCGAGGGTGCGAGCGCTGAGGTCGGCGGCAGCGAGCTGACCATCTACGACAACCTGCGCAAGGACGGGTCGCTGGCCTGGAAGGATCTGTGCCGCGGCCCCCACCTGCCCTCGACCAAGCTGATCGGCAACTCCTTCAAGCTGATGCGCACCGCTGCGGCGTACTGGCGCGGGAGTGAGAAGAACCCGCAGCTGCAGCGGGTCTACGGCACCGCGTGGCCCAGCAAGGACGACCTGAAGGCGTACCTGGACCGCCTCGCCGAGGCCGAGCGCCGCGACCACCGCAAGCTGGGCAGCGAGCTCGACCTGTTCTCGTT
This DNA window, taken from Angustibacter luteus, encodes the following:
- a CDS encoding MOSC N-terminal beta barrel domain-containing protein, giving the protein MSENSAVGRVVSLHSYPVKSMGAPDLDQVQVLATGLEHDRGWAVVGEDGAVVTARQVAGLREMRASAPSAPSGSPSLLLAGAGPLVGDGAAAALSAAIGQAVELRPAPTAGPGFNEVAPVHLVSRQAVERAAADEGTHLGDPACSVEQPRANVVVELDGDDLETAWVGREVSMGDVVLRISRQPKHCLGVYADVVRPGLLRVGDDVRLG